A single genomic interval of Terriglobus albidus harbors:
- a CDS encoding TIGR00730 family Rossman fold protein has translation MSHPQHPVPDPLQHAPLAYEDEHFINSPDGRIFRILAEYSEPLARFRKERVQDTVVFFGSARFIGMDAAEDQMRLLENTGSAKLAPEEEQPAFDGEETSELKKKRTEAAIEMARYYEDARTLAHMMATWAMKLPGRRNRFVVTSGGGPGIMEAANRGATEAGAKTIGLNIALPFEQLPNPWITPELNFQFHYFFMRKYWFAYLAKALVVFPGGFGTLDEMFELLTLAQTRKLAKQITVVIYGREYWSQVINLDVLVDKGAIAVKDRDLFQFADTPEEAFRLLVEGLTKNHLQPQAEPATPPSVEDFVGPDIAKTRG, from the coding sequence ATGAGTCACCCGCAGCATCCGGTTCCGGATCCCCTCCAGCACGCTCCCCTCGCCTACGAGGACGAGCACTTCATCAACTCCCCCGATGGACGCATCTTCCGCATTCTGGCGGAGTACTCTGAACCTCTTGCGCGCTTCCGTAAGGAGCGTGTCCAGGACACGGTCGTCTTCTTCGGCTCTGCCCGCTTTATCGGTATGGACGCTGCCGAAGATCAGATGCGGCTGCTGGAGAACACTGGTTCCGCGAAGCTTGCACCGGAGGAAGAACAGCCGGCGTTCGACGGCGAAGAGACCAGCGAGCTGAAGAAGAAACGCACCGAAGCCGCCATTGAGATGGCTCGCTATTACGAAGACGCGCGCACACTGGCGCACATGATGGCTACCTGGGCGATGAAACTCCCAGGCCGCCGCAACCGCTTCGTCGTCACCTCCGGCGGAGGACCCGGCATTATGGAGGCCGCGAACCGCGGCGCCACCGAGGCCGGAGCCAAGACCATCGGCCTGAACATCGCGCTCCCATTCGAACAGCTGCCGAACCCCTGGATCACACCGGAGCTCAACTTCCAGTTCCACTACTTCTTCATGCGTAAGTACTGGTTTGCCTACCTGGCAAAGGCGCTGGTGGTCTTTCCCGGAGGCTTTGGAACACTGGACGAGATGTTCGAGCTCCTGACGCTCGCCCAGACCCGCAAGCTGGCCAAACAGATCACGGTCGTGATCTACGGACGCGAGTACTGGTCGCAGGTCATCAATCTCGATGTGCTGGTAGACAAGGGCGCCATCGCAGTCAAAGACCGCGATCTCTTCCAGTTCGCCGACACTCCGGAAGAAGCGTTCCGCCTTCTGGTCGAAGGCCTGACGAAGAACCATCTACAACCGCAAGCCGAACCGGCAACTCCGCCCAGCGTGGAAGACTTTGTCGGCCCGGATATTGCGAAGACGAGAGGCTAG